A region of the Nocardia nova SH22a genome:
GAGTACTGCCGGAAGGTCCACAACCGGCCCCGGTACCCCTTCGCGAAATTGCCGCGGGTGAAAGGGAACTCGCCGGGAGCCGGTGGCTCGGCGGCGCGATCCGCGGGTCCGTAGACCGGGGCGAGCGGGATGCCGGAGGAGGTCAGGACGTCGTCGTTCATCCTTGAATACGTTACTTGCAAAAAAAGAGAATGCCAATACCATCAGGAGTGAACGACTGACTTCGAGGAGCCCCATGCCCGCATATCCGTTGGCCGGCCGCACCATGGTCGTCTCCGGCGCCAGCCGCGGCATCGGCCTGGCCATCGCCCTGGCCGCCGCCGCGCGCGGCGCCAATATCGTCCTGCTCGCCAAGACCGCACAGCCGCATCCGAAACTTCCGGGCACCGTGCACACCGCCGTCGCCGAGATCGAGGCCGCCGGCGGTAAGGCCGTGGCCGTGGTCGGCGATGTGCGCAACCCCGACGACACCCTGCGCACCGCGCAGACCGCCGTCGATCATTTCGGCGGCATCGACATCTGCGTCAACAACGCCAGTGCGATCGCGGTCGAACCCACCGGGTCCCTGCCGGTCAAACGCTTCGATCTGATGCAGGAGATCAACGTCCGCGGGACCTTCCTGCTGACCCAGGCCTGCCTGCCGTACCTGCGCGAATCCGCCGAGGCCCATGTGCTCACGATCTCGCCGCCGCTCAATCTGAGCCCGCGCTGGCTCGGCGCGCATCCGGCCTACACCCAGTCCAAATACGCCATGACGCTGCTGTCGCTGGGCTGGGCCACCGAGTTCGCGACCGACGGCATCGGGGTGAACTGTCTCTGGCCGCAGACCTATATCGCGACCTCGGCGGTGGCGAACATGAACGACGGGTCCGCCCTGCTGGAATCGGCGCGCGATCCGCGCATCATGGGCGATGCCGCGGCCGAGATCCTGTCGCGCCCGGCCGGATACACCACCGGCAACTGCTACATCGACGCCGAGGTGCTCATCGAATCCGGCGTCCGGGACCTGTCGGTCTACGGCGGGGGCGAGCGCCCCATCCCGGATCTGTTCCTGAACTGAGCCGGGAGACACACCGTGAATCCGTTCCCGCACAACCGAACTCGCGACCCGGAGGTCCCGATGCAGCCGCCCGTCGATATCGTGATC
Encoded here:
- a CDS encoding SDR family oxidoreductase, with product MPAYPLAGRTMVVSGASRGIGLAIALAAAARGANIVLLAKTAQPHPKLPGTVHTAVAEIEAAGGKAVAVVGDVRNPDDTLRTAQTAVDHFGGIDICVNNASAIAVEPTGSLPVKRFDLMQEINVRGTFLLTQACLPYLRESAEAHVLTISPPLNLSPRWLGAHPAYTQSKYAMTLLSLGWATEFATDGIGVNCLWPQTYIATSAVANMNDGSALLESARDPRIMGDAAAEILSRPAGYTTGNCYIDAEVLIESGVRDLSVYGGGERPIPDLFLN